In uncultured Desulfuromusa sp., a genomic segment contains:
- a CDS encoding phenylacetate--CoA ligase: MIWNNDFETLPREALESLQLKRLQQTIEKVYASVPFYRSSFDQWSIKPAHIKTLDDLRRLPFTLKQDMRDSYPYGLFAVPLEQIVRIHASSGTTGKPTVVGYSRRDIENWTELMARSFVAAGTHQGDIIHNAYGYGLFTGGLGAHYGAERVGASVIPMSGGNTKKQLMIMQDFGSTVLTCTPSYSLYLAEVAAEEGIDIRSLKLKVGILGAEPWSEMMRQEIETKLNIKAIDIYGLSEILGPGVGIECIEAQNGLHIWEDHFIPEIINPETGEVLPDGEKGELVITTITKEGIPLIRYRTRDITRLIKEPCICGRTHARIERLSGRSDDMLIIRGVNVFPSQIESVLFEIDGVEPHYQLIVERDGKLDTLEVQVEVNEQTFSDEVKVLQGLSNKIKKDIKDLLGVTCKVRLVEPKTITRSEGKAQRVVDNRPKES; the protein is encoded by the coding sequence ATGATTTGGAATAATGACTTTGAGACATTACCAAGAGAAGCTCTGGAATCATTACAGTTAAAACGGCTGCAACAGACCATAGAGAAAGTTTATGCCTCAGTCCCTTTTTATCGCAGCTCTTTTGATCAGTGGAGCATCAAACCAGCGCATATAAAGACTCTTGATGATCTCCGGCGATTGCCGTTTACATTAAAACAGGATATGCGGGACAGCTACCCTTACGGGTTATTTGCAGTACCGCTGGAGCAGATCGTCCGCATTCATGCATCTTCAGGAACAACCGGAAAACCAACCGTCGTTGGTTACAGCAGGCGTGATATCGAAAACTGGACCGAATTGATGGCTCGCTCTTTTGTGGCTGCAGGAACGCATCAAGGAGATATCATCCATAATGCTTATGGATATGGGCTGTTTACAGGTGGTCTCGGGGCCCATTATGGCGCCGAGCGTGTCGGGGCATCAGTCATCCCTATGTCAGGTGGCAATACCAAAAAGCAACTGATGATAATGCAGGATTTCGGATCAACAGTTCTGACCTGTACTCCATCATACAGCTTATATCTCGCTGAAGTTGCTGCAGAAGAGGGGATTGACATCCGTTCTCTAAAGCTTAAGGTCGGCATCCTTGGTGCTGAGCCCTGGAGTGAGATGATGCGTCAGGAAATTGAAACCAAACTTAACATCAAGGCAATTGATATTTATGGTTTATCAGAAATTCTTGGTCCGGGTGTCGGGATCGAATGTATTGAAGCCCAAAACGGCTTGCATATTTGGGAAGATCACTTTATCCCGGAAATTATTAACCCCGAAACAGGTGAAGTGTTACCCGATGGTGAAAAAGGTGAACTGGTCATTACCACCATCACCAAAGAAGGAATCCCTCTGATTCGTTATCGGACCCGCGATATCACCCGTTTGATCAAGGAACCTTGCATCTGCGGACGCACTCATGCTCGAATCGAACGCCTGAGTGGGCGCAGCGATGATATGCTCATTATCCGTGGTGTCAATGTCTTCCCGAGTCAGATAGAGTCAGTCCTTTTTGAAATTGATGGGGTTGAACCGCACTATCAACTGATTGTTGAGCGGGATGGGAAACTGGATACCCTTGAGGTTCAGGTTGAAGTGAATGAACAGACTTTTTCCGATGAAGTCAAAGTTTTACAGGGACTGTCCAACAAAATTAAAAAAGACATCAAAGATTTGCTTGGTGTGACCTGTAAGGTTCGTCTGGTCGAGCCTAAAACCATCACCCGTAGTGAAGGTAAAGCCCAGCGGGTAGTTGATAATCGACCCAAAGAGTCCTAA
- a CDS encoding ACT domain-containing protein, with the protein MKVDQISIFIENKSGRLAEITGVLAKNGINIRALSLADTSDFGILRLIVDDSEKALKVLKEQRFTVSITHVIGVAVPDSPGGLTTILQTLDQSNVNVEYMYAFVERTGDNAVIIFRFDDVDEAIAALTKNGIEILPGERITSI; encoded by the coding sequence ATGAAAGTTGATCAGATTTCGATTTTTATTGAAAATAAATCGGGGCGGCTTGCAGAAATTACCGGGGTTCTTGCCAAAAACGGCATTAATATCCGTGCCCTGTCTTTAGCGGATACGTCTGATTTTGGAATCTTGCGGCTGATTGTTGATGACAGTGAAAAAGCCCTTAAGGTGTTAAAGGAACAGCGCTTTACTGTGAGTATTACCCATGTCATCGGCGTAGCAGTACCGGACTCTCCAGGTGGTTTGACGACGATCCTGCAAACTCTTGATCAGAGCAACGTGAACGTTGAATATATGTATGCTTTTGTTGAGCGCACAGGGGACAATGCTGTCATTATTTTCCGTTTTGATGATGTCGATGAAGCAATTGCAGCATTGACAAAAAATGGTATAGAAATTTTACCAGGTGAAAGAATTACATCGATATAA
- a CDS encoding DUF3488 and transglutaminase-like domain-containing protein translates to MVKIKVPLDILTYLIVALGIAPLFPWLDLSVQGIAIAAFIAGIICDKRHQYWFGSRIATALTILFFTLYGVQLNLSDVVSPAVNVLVLLLSIRLLTEKQGRHYLQIFVLSLFCLAGSSLLSLNIAYLPALILMVTGVTIGLVLLTFFHRDPGLRFNRRQLFTLMKTAVILPVGSLLLMLVLFVLLPRTQYPLWNFLNPKAAAKTGFSEQVRPGAYSSNIADKSVAFRVKIDEIAREDLYWRGTVLNTITGTTWKRIVPQQPGEQTASGKPVSYTVTLPPTNGHFLFTLDIPEKIEGVRHRIENDGVFMANRRLEKSVTYQGQSLLGARLRQESVQNRALYLDVPPALSTRINQAAARIRQQTDSPSQRVLLLEEFFRKQQLVYADTDLPGPSSPIDEFLFDKKRGYCEFFASSFAQLLRLCGIPSRLVGGYHGGEYNNLGGYYLLTEDLAHVWVEAFIDGYWQRLDPSRFAVNAGSALLAPRRQGLSLLKSLTDSLEYVWTQSVLNYDLRQQLSLARLGSKQLKNKIPKAETLKKTVVALGGGILLTVLLCWWWRQHLLSPKQRLLRRYQKKIKACYKLKSIPTSTGLLEFALQLNDPDAIRFARQFNAILYGEHPLTKAEMIDLKGMIDAIGSSRRDN, encoded by the coding sequence ATGGTCAAGATTAAAGTTCCTCTGGATATCCTGACCTACCTGATCGTCGCCTTGGGAATTGCCCCTCTGTTTCCATGGCTTGATCTCAGTGTTCAAGGTATAGCCATAGCTGCTTTTATCGCTGGAATTATCTGCGACAAGCGCCACCAGTACTGGTTTGGATCACGTATTGCTACAGCATTGACAATTTTGTTTTTTACCCTCTACGGGGTACAACTCAACTTAAGTGATGTCGTTTCTCCAGCCGTTAATGTCCTGGTTCTGTTGCTCAGCATCCGCCTGCTGACAGAAAAACAGGGACGCCACTATCTCCAAATTTTTGTTCTGTCTCTTTTCTGTCTGGCCGGTTCCTCGTTGCTGAGTTTGAATATCGCCTACCTTCCCGCTCTGATTCTGATGGTTACAGGAGTGACCATCGGTCTGGTTCTGCTCACTTTCTTTCACCGTGATCCCGGCTTACGATTCAATCGCCGACAACTATTCACCCTGATGAAGACAGCAGTAATTCTGCCTGTTGGTTCTCTGTTGCTGATGCTGGTGCTGTTTGTTCTCTTGCCGAGAACTCAGTATCCACTATGGAATTTCCTTAACCCCAAAGCAGCAGCAAAGACCGGGTTCAGCGAACAGGTGCGGCCGGGAGCCTATAGCAGCAATATTGCCGATAAAAGTGTGGCGTTTCGAGTCAAGATCGATGAAATCGCCAGGGAGGACCTATACTGGCGTGGAACGGTGTTAAATACCATTACCGGAACGACATGGAAGCGGATTGTTCCACAGCAACCGGGGGAACAGACAGCTTCCGGAAAACCGGTCAGTTATACCGTCACTCTTCCCCCCACAAACGGACATTTTCTATTTACCCTCGATATCCCTGAAAAGATTGAAGGGGTGCGCCATCGGATTGAAAATGATGGGGTTTTTATGGCAAACCGGCGCCTGGAAAAGAGCGTCACCTATCAAGGTCAATCACTTCTGGGAGCTCGGCTGCGACAGGAATCTGTGCAAAACAGAGCTCTTTATCTGGATGTCCCGCCGGCATTGTCTACCCGAATCAATCAGGCTGCAGCGCGGATTCGTCAGCAAACAGATAGCCCAAGTCAGAGAGTTCTCCTCCTGGAAGAGTTTTTTCGCAAGCAACAGCTGGTTTACGCTGATACCGATCTTCCCGGACCTTCTTCTCCCATCGACGAATTTCTGTTCGATAAAAAACGTGGTTATTGTGAATTCTTCGCCTCGTCATTTGCCCAGCTGTTGCGCTTATGTGGAATTCCTTCCCGTCTGGTCGGTGGTTATCATGGAGGCGAATACAACAATCTGGGCGGGTACTATCTGTTGACGGAAGATCTGGCTCATGTGTGGGTAGAAGCCTTCATTGATGGATACTGGCAACGGCTTGATCCTAGCCGTTTTGCGGTCAATGCCGGTAGCGCCTTACTCGCGCCGCGCCGGCAAGGCTTGTCGCTACTGAAAAGTCTCACTGACAGTCTGGAATATGTTTGGACCCAGTCAGTCCTTAATTATGATCTACGTCAGCAACTCAGCCTTGCTCGTCTCGGCAGCAAGCAGTTGAAAAACAAAATTCCAAAAGCGGAAACACTTAAGAAAACTGTTGTTGCTCTGGGAGGAGGTATTCTGTTGACGGTTTTGCTGTGCTGGTGGTGGAGACAGCATCTGCTCAGTCCGAAACAACGGCTTCTGCGGCGTTATCAGAAAAAAATCAAGGCCTGTTACAAGCTAAAATCCATTCCCACCAGCACCGGTTTGCTTGAGTTTGCTCTGCAACTGAATGATCCCGACGCAATCAGATTTGCACGCCAATTCAATGCGATTCTTTACGGCGAGCACCCTTTAACGAAAGCAGAAATGATTGATCTCAAAGGTATGATTGACGCCATCGGATCTTCACGGCGAGATAATTAA
- a CDS encoding phenylacetate--CoA ligase, with the protein MPREELRQLQLKRLQETLSLVADKVPCYQSKFKDSGFHPEDLQSLEDLSQLPFTTKEDLRLNYPYGMFAVPMGEVVRIHSSSGTTGKPTVVGYTQEDIKVWTELVARFMTAAGVTRDDIVHIAFGYGLFTGAFGLHYGSEAIGASVIPISGGNTDKQLMIMQDYCSSVLVCTPSYGLTLADRMEKQGIDPQLLSLRVGLFGAEPWSEQMRVELEQRLGIIATDNYGLSEIMGPGVAGECLFKRGMHFAEDHFYAEIIDPDTGAVLPEGSVGELVITSLTKQAFPMIRYRTRDITRLNYAPCDCGRTLARMEKTRGRTDDMLIIKGVNVFPTQIEEVLFQIEGAEPHYQLIVDRENNMDSLEVQVEVNEHIFFDEMKQQRQFVVQAEKRLATVLGVSAKVKLVEPSSIQRHEGKAVRVIDRRRQ; encoded by the coding sequence ATGCCCAGGGAAGAATTAAGACAACTGCAATTAAAGCGTTTGCAAGAAACCCTCTCTCTTGTTGCCGACAAAGTTCCCTGTTACCAATCCAAATTCAAGGATTCAGGGTTCCATCCCGAAGATTTGCAATCCCTGGAAGACTTGAGCCAGTTGCCGTTTACAACCAAAGAAGATTTGCGGCTCAATTATCCCTATGGCATGTTCGCTGTGCCCATGGGTGAAGTTGTCAGAATCCATTCCTCTTCAGGGACAACGGGAAAACCAACAGTCGTCGGCTATACACAGGAGGATATTAAGGTCTGGACTGAGCTCGTCGCCCGCTTCATGACCGCAGCTGGTGTCACTCGCGATGATATTGTCCACATTGCATTTGGTTATGGTCTGTTTACAGGTGCTTTTGGTCTCCACTATGGTTCAGAGGCTATTGGTGCGTCAGTGATTCCCATTTCCGGTGGAAATACGGACAAGCAACTGATGATTATGCAGGACTATTGTTCTTCAGTTCTGGTTTGTACTCCCTCTTATGGCTTGACTTTAGCGGACCGGATGGAAAAACAGGGGATAGATCCGCAGTTGCTTTCTCTTCGGGTTGGTTTGTTTGGCGCCGAACCCTGGAGTGAGCAGATGCGAGTAGAATTGGAACAGCGTCTGGGAATTATTGCAACGGATAATTATGGTTTATCGGAAATCATGGGCCCCGGTGTTGCAGGCGAATGTCTTTTCAAGCGAGGAATGCATTTCGCAGAAGATCACTTCTATGCAGAAATCATTGATCCTGATACCGGAGCTGTTTTGCCGGAAGGCTCTGTGGGTGAATTGGTGATTACCAGCCTGACCAAGCAGGCTTTTCCGATGATCCGTTACCGAACCCGCGATATTACCAGACTCAACTATGCGCCCTGCGATTGTGGCCGGACTCTGGCTCGAATGGAAAAAACCCGGGGTCGGACGGACGATATGCTTATTATCAAGGGAGTCAACGTCTTCCCGACTCAAATTGAGGAGGTCTTGTTCCAGATTGAAGGAGCTGAACCTCATTATCAACTGATTGTTGACCGGGAAAACAACATGGATTCACTGGAAGTTCAGGTGGAAGTGAATGAACATATCTTTTTTGATGAAATGAAGCAGCAGCGGCAGTTTGTTGTTCAGGCTGAAAAGAGATTGGCAACAGTTCTGGGTGTCAGTGCTAAGGTCAAACTGGTTGAGCCGTCAAGTATTCAACGCCATGAAGGAAAAGCTGTTCGTGTGATTGATCGACGCCGGCAATAA
- a CDS encoding VUT family protein, which translates to MVHSLGLVTILGLTFPAGAIAVGLTFSARDFVQERYGKIGCWGWMLTASAITLAFNQQLALASFCAFFLAELSDWFIYTRTRGSFKKRLMLSNLISTPLDSLVFVLLAFGPAWPAIWGQTIIKMLSSILILPLFKNGKTYSLFFSFQRSKAVS; encoded by the coding sequence ATGGTTCACAGTCTGGGCCTTGTTACGATTCTGGGATTGACTTTCCCTGCTGGGGCAATCGCCGTAGGACTCACTTTTTCGGCCCGGGACTTTGTCCAGGAGCGTTATGGCAAAATCGGCTGCTGGGGTTGGATGTTGACAGCGTCAGCAATCACCCTGGCATTCAACCAACAGCTGGCTTTAGCTTCGTTCTGCGCTTTTTTTCTTGCTGAATTGAGTGACTGGTTCATCTATACCAGGACGAGGGGAAGCTTTAAAAAGCGCCTGATGTTAAGCAACCTGATCTCTACCCCTCTGGATTCCCTGGTTTTTGTTCTTCTGGCTTTCGGACCCGCCTGGCCGGCCATATGGGGGCAGACGATCATAAAAATGCTCAGCAGCATTCTGATCTTACCACTGTTTAAAAACGGGAAAACATACAGCTTATTTTTCAGTTTCCAGCGCAGTAAGGCAGTCAGCTAA
- a CDS encoding TetR/AcrR family transcriptional regulator — protein MIHIEKRTAPAPKKIRHIDPESKREKILTFAHRLFVEKGYHRVSIPNIVEASGVSTGAIYNLFGNKENIARTLHQQLVDSFMLSFQKRLQGCSTTSTRLRAFAKVIYELAEEDPNGIEFMFFMRHSEFIPGISPICMSEPFKVLREIIKDGMECGDIKQGDYFVSAVSYTGAILRPVQLHLECVLPRPLLETAEDFYNNAWDAIKA, from the coding sequence ATGATACACATTGAAAAAAGAACGGCCCCTGCCCCAAAAAAAATCCGCCACATAGACCCAGAATCCAAGCGGGAAAAAATTCTGACTTTTGCCCATCGTTTATTTGTTGAGAAAGGTTATCACCGCGTCTCAATACCCAATATTGTTGAAGCATCAGGAGTCAGTACCGGCGCCATTTACAACCTGTTTGGCAACAAGGAGAATATTGCCCGCACACTCCATCAACAGCTGGTGGACAGCTTCATGCTATCTTTTCAGAAACGCCTACAGGGTTGCTCTACGACCAGCACCAGATTAAGGGCTTTTGCTAAAGTCATCTACGAATTGGCTGAAGAAGATCCCAACGGAATTGAGTTTATGTTTTTCATGCGCCACAGTGAGTTTATTCCTGGAATATCACCGATTTGTATGTCCGAACCCTTCAAGGTTCTTCGGGAAATCATCAAGGACGGAATGGAGTGTGGTGATATCAAACAGGGCGATTATTTTGTGTCTGCCGTTTCTTATACCGGTGCTATTCTTCGTCCGGTACAACTTCATCTGGAGTGCGTTCTACCAAGACCTCTACTGGAAACAGCTGAGGATTTTTATAACAATGCCTGGGATGCCATCAAGGCCTGA
- the iorA gene encoding indolepyruvate ferredoxin oxidoreductase subunit alpha → MKKVLLSGNEAIARGTYEAGALVACAYPGTPSTEILENITQYEDINSSWAPNEKVALEVGIGACFGGARALVTMKHVGVNVAADPLFTLSYTGVRGGLVLVTADDPELHSSQNEQDNRNFAKFAKVPMLEPADSQEALDFTKLAFEISEKFDTPVFLRTTTRISHSKSVVLLGERPTDIPEPKLERNPAKLVMLPGNARKRHVIVEQRTLDLEKWACQQPFNRVDKGAGKVGVITSGVSYQYVKETMPDADILKLGLVYPLPKQMIRDFAADYETLYVIEELDPFIEEQVRAMGIEVTGKDKLSICGELTPGRLQQGLFDKDLAEEDISEDLPQRPPNMCPGCPHRGVFMELNRAKAYVTGDIGCYTLGFMPPLSAMDTCICMGASIGNATGISKVLSEEEQRKVVAVIGDSTFLHTGINGLLDMVYNQSAATVIILDNRITAMTGRQENPTSGYALNEKEAPRVDMEQLCRAVGVKHVKVIDPYNISLTRKTIREEMARPETSVIITSRPCMLVPRDNLERRTPLFVDHDKCTGCKACLRLGCPAITWDAEKKKSNIDKIICTGCKVCQQTCGFDAFQEYGDKS, encoded by the coding sequence ATGAAAAAAGTTCTACTCTCCGGCAATGAGGCGATTGCTCGTGGTACCTATGAAGCAGGAGCGCTGGTTGCTTGTGCCTATCCTGGAACACCCAGCACTGAAATTCTTGAAAACATAACCCAATATGAGGATATTAATTCATCCTGGGCGCCAAATGAAAAGGTTGCTCTGGAGGTTGGTATCGGAGCCTGCTTCGGCGGTGCCCGTGCTTTGGTGACCATGAAGCATGTTGGGGTCAATGTTGCGGCTGATCCTCTTTTTACCCTTTCTTATACGGGTGTCCGGGGAGGTCTGGTGCTGGTGACGGCCGATGATCCTGAATTACATTCATCACAAAATGAGCAGGATAATCGTAACTTTGCCAAATTTGCCAAAGTGCCCATGCTTGAACCCGCTGACAGTCAGGAAGCGCTGGATTTTACCAAGTTGGCATTTGAAATCAGTGAGAAATTTGATACTCCGGTTTTTTTACGGACCACCACAAGAATCTCCCACTCAAAGTCGGTGGTTCTTTTGGGGGAGCGCCCAACGGATATCCCTGAGCCAAAGCTGGAACGGAATCCAGCAAAGTTGGTCATGCTGCCGGGAAATGCACGCAAACGTCATGTTATCGTTGAGCAGCGGACTCTGGATCTTGAAAAGTGGGCTTGTCAGCAACCATTCAACCGGGTCGATAAAGGGGCAGGAAAGGTTGGTGTTATTACTTCCGGTGTTTCGTACCAATATGTCAAAGAGACGATGCCGGATGCAGATATCCTTAAACTTGGCTTGGTTTATCCTCTCCCCAAGCAGATGATTCGTGATTTTGCTGCTGACTATGAAACCCTCTATGTTATTGAAGAATTGGACCCTTTCATTGAAGAACAGGTCCGGGCCATGGGGATCGAAGTTACGGGAAAAGATAAATTATCCATCTGCGGTGAACTGACCCCGGGACGTTTGCAGCAAGGTCTGTTTGACAAAGATCTGGCGGAAGAAGATATCTCAGAAGATCTGCCGCAGCGGCCGCCAAACATGTGCCCCGGTTGTCCTCATCGTGGTGTTTTTATGGAACTCAACCGCGCTAAAGCCTACGTCACCGGCGATATCGGGTGTTATACGCTTGGGTTTATGCCGCCACTTTCAGCAATGGACACCTGTATTTGCATGGGAGCCAGCATTGGTAATGCAACCGGCATCAGCAAAGTTCTGTCGGAAGAAGAACAGCGAAAAGTTGTCGCTGTGATCGGAGACTCAACCTTCCTGCACACTGGAATTAACGGTCTTCTGGATATGGTTTATAACCAATCGGCCGCTACTGTCATCATTTTGGACAACCGTATTACGGCGATGACCGGACGCCAGGAGAATCCGACTTCAGGTTATGCTCTCAATGAGAAGGAGGCTCCACGCGTCGATATGGAGCAATTGTGTCGGGCGGTCGGCGTCAAACATGTCAAGGTCATCGATCCCTATAATATTTCCCTGACGCGAAAAACGATTCGCGAAGAAATGGCGCGTCCGGAAACCTCAGTGATTATTACTTCTCGTCCCTGCATGCTGGTTCCTAGAGATAATCTGGAACGCCGCACTCCGCTGTTTGTTGATCATGATAAATGTACCGGGTGTAAAGCCTGTTTGCGGCTGGGTTGTCCCGCTATTACCTGGGACGCGGAAAAAAAGAAATCGAATATCGATAAAATTATCTGCACGGGCTGTAAGGTCTGCCAACAGACTTGCGGGTTTGATGCTTTTCAGGAATATGGTGATAAATCATGA
- the rpsD gene encoding 30S ribosomal protein S4 has product MAKFTGPKGKIVRRFGVNLYGNPKFDQLLQRRNHPPGQHRPSQGRRQVSDYALQLTEKQKLRHSYCLLEKQFRRTFRKAERQSGVTGDNLMTLLERRLDSLLFRAGFGSTMMQARQLINHGHITVNGRNVDIASFLVKTGDQIRVRENDRSKNLINNILQSNIRFIDAQWFTVEKASLTIRVNHLPDRHEIQSIADENMVIEFYSK; this is encoded by the coding sequence ATGGCAAAGTTTACCGGACCAAAAGGGAAAATCGTACGCCGCTTTGGTGTCAACCTTTATGGCAACCCCAAGTTTGATCAATTACTGCAACGCCGCAATCATCCGCCGGGACAGCATCGCCCTTCTCAGGGACGCCGGCAGGTTTCCGACTATGCTCTGCAATTAACCGAGAAACAAAAGTTACGTCATAGCTACTGCCTGCTCGAGAAGCAATTTCGCAGAACTTTCCGCAAAGCTGAACGGCAAAGCGGAGTCACCGGAGATAATCTTATGACCCTGTTGGAAAGGCGTCTGGACAGTCTCCTTTTCAGGGCCGGTTTTGGTTCGACGATGATGCAGGCAAGGCAGCTAATCAACCACGGCCACATCACTGTCAATGGTCGAAACGTGGACATAGCTTCATTTCTGGTGAAAACCGGAGACCAGATCAGGGTTCGCGAAAACGATCGCAGCAAAAACCTGATCAATAACATTCTTCAGAGCAATATCCGCTTTATTGATGCCCAATGGTTTACAGTCGAGAAGGCATCATTGACAATTCGCGTTAACCATTTACCGGATCGTCACGAAATTCAGTCTATCGCCGATGAAAATATGGTTATAGAATTTTATTCAAAGTAA
- a CDS encoding indolepyruvate oxidoreductase subunit beta codes for MNKVTNILLAGVGGQGILLASEVISEVMLMAGLDVKKNEIHGMSQRGGSVVSHVRYGEKVYSSIIPEGEVDILFSFEMLETCRYLPLLRENGRVIVNDWKIAPPSVALGKQSYPANIPDSIKQQFPETTVVSGLDLALAAGNAKTVNTVLLGALSNVLEFDRELWLTALRKMIPERLLEVNLKAFASGCLIK; via the coding sequence ATGAATAAAGTAACGAATATTCTCTTGGCCGGCGTCGGTGGGCAGGGGATTCTCCTGGCGAGTGAAGTCATTTCTGAAGTCATGTTGATGGCTGGTCTTGATGTCAAGAAGAATGAAATTCATGGAATGTCACAACGCGGAGGGAGTGTTGTTTCTCATGTTCGCTACGGCGAAAAAGTCTACTCTTCGATTATCCCCGAAGGGGAAGTCGATATTCTTTTCAGCTTTGAAATGTTGGAGACCTGTCGTTATTTACCTTTGTTGCGCGAAAATGGACGGGTTATCGTGAATGATTGGAAAATAGCCCCACCTTCAGTCGCTTTGGGTAAACAGTCTTATCCAGCCAACATACCGGACAGTATTAAACAACAATTTCCGGAAACGACGGTGGTCAGTGGTCTTGATCTGGCCTTGGCCGCAGGGAATGCCAAAACCGTCAACACTGTTCTTCTCGGTGCTCTGTCAAACGTTCTGGAATTTGATCGAGAGCTCTGGCTGACCGCGTTACGGAAGATGATCCCTGAACGATTGCTAGAGGTTAACCTTAAAGCATTTGCTTCCGGCTGCCTGATCAAGTAA
- a CDS encoding zinc-binding dehydrogenase produces MIPEKMAGVQLTGHGGIEKLVYRDDITVPTPSTGEVLVRVTATAKNNTDRKVREGLYSIDDEKDIASFQIGGSPTLTFPRIQGADVVGQVVETGDGVSKERIGERGLLDFNIYADERRDINLTPDYYGHGRDGGYAEYVVVPSNQFYRIDNPELADAQLAALGMCSYQTALHMLTAAQVKKGEHILVTGASGGVGTALIQLCRILGAIPHAVSSSGKEQALLNLGAESIVDRTASPDLKTAVHKATGGVIIDAVMDLVGGEMTNPLIDVLIDRMAERKTYPRLSNAGASAGSTSQILWSKIYLYQVHIFGVSHGTREEAEWLIEWIRDGRLSPVLHRTFRLSDIHNAENYFAHKSGDYIGKIALVPDSQWQQHGAPFAS; encoded by the coding sequence ATGATACCTGAAAAAATGGCTGGTGTTCAGTTGACCGGACATGGCGGCATAGAAAAATTGGTCTATAGGGACGACATTACCGTACCAACCCCGAGCACCGGCGAGGTTCTTGTTCGGGTCACGGCAACAGCAAAAAATAATACAGATCGTAAGGTCAGAGAAGGTCTTTATTCTATTGACGATGAAAAAGATATCGCCTCATTTCAGATAGGGGGATCTCCAACCCTGACTTTCCCACGCATTCAGGGCGCTGATGTTGTCGGTCAGGTTGTGGAAACAGGAGACGGCGTCTCAAAGGAACGTATTGGTGAACGGGGGCTGCTCGATTTTAATATCTATGCTGACGAACGACGGGACATCAATCTGACCCCGGATTATTACGGTCATGGCCGTGATGGAGGATATGCCGAATATGTCGTTGTTCCATCCAATCAATTCTATCGCATTGATAATCCTGAACTGGCCGATGCACAGCTGGCAGCGCTGGGCATGTGTTCTTACCAGACCGCCCTGCATATGCTGACGGCCGCTCAGGTCAAAAAGGGTGAGCATATTCTGGTGACCGGTGCCAGTGGCGGGGTTGGAACTGCTTTGATACAGCTTTGTCGTATTCTGGGTGCGATACCACATGCAGTGAGCAGTTCCGGGAAGGAACAGGCTCTCCTTAACCTGGGGGCTGAAAGCATTGTTGACCGCACGGCTTCGCCAGATCTGAAAACAGCAGTGCACAAAGCAACTGGTGGCGTTATCATCGATGCGGTCATGGATCTGGTCGGCGGGGAGATGACCAATCCGTTGATAGATGTTCTGATTGATCGCATGGCTGAGCGAAAAACCTACCCACGCTTGTCAAATGCCGGAGCCAGTGCCGGGAGCACAAGTCAGATCCTCTGGAGCAAGATTTATCTCTATCAGGTTCACATCTTCGGGGTTTCGCACGGCACCCGGGAAGAGGCGGAATGGTTGATCGAATGGATACGGGATGGCCGGCTATCTCCGGTGCTGCATCGGACTTTCCGGCTTTCGGATATTCACAATGCGGAAAATTATTTCGCCCACAAAAGCGGCGACTATATCGGTAAGATTGCCCTGGTACCTGATAGCCAATGGCAGCAGCATGGAGCTCCGTTTGCGTCCTGA